Proteins encoded in a region of the Takifugu flavidus isolate HTHZ2018 chromosome 8, ASM371156v2, whole genome shotgun sequence genome:
- the naa10 gene encoding N-alpha-acetyltransferase 10, with protein sequence MNIRNARPEDLMNMQHCNLLCLPENYQMKYYFYHGLSWPQLSYIAEDENGKIVGYVLAKMEEDPDDVPHGHITSLAVKRSHRRLGLAQKLMDQASRAMIENFNAKYVSLHVRKSNRAALHLYSNTLKFQISEVEPKYYADGEDAYAMKRDLAHMADELRKPGTRASGQEVSSGQSPSGSGDQERESERDSGGESKEMSEVSEATESTDVKDSSSDSQ encoded by the exons cCGGAAGACCTTATGAACATGCAGCATTGTAACCTGCTCTGTCTTCCAGAAAACTATCAGATGAAATATTACTTCTATCACGGATTGTCCTGGCCCCAG CTGTCGTACATTGCAGaagatgaaaatggaaaaattgtGGGATACGTACTCGCAAAGAT GGAGGAGGATCCGGACGATGTCCCTCATGGACACATCACATCCTTG GCGGTGAAGCGCTCACACAGACGTCTTGGTTTGGCTCAAAAGTTGATGGACCAAGCCAGTCGTGCCATGATAGAGAATTTCAATGCCAAATATGTCTCGCTTCATGTTCGCAAAAG CAACCGAGCAGCCCTGCATCTGTACTCAAACACACTCAAATTCCA AATTAGTGAGGTAGAGCCCAAGTACTATGCAGACGGGGAGGATGCCTATGCCATGAAGAGAGACCTCGCCCACATGGCAGATGAG CTAAGAAAACCTGGAACACGTGCATCTGGTCAGGAGGTATCCTCTGGCCAAAGCCCATCTGGGTCTGGTGACCAGGAacgggagagcgagagagataGCGGAGGGGAGAGCAAGGAGATGAGCGAAGTCAGCGAGGCAACAGAGAGCACAGACGTTAAAGATTCTTCCTCCGATTCACAATGA